From the Gemmatimonadales bacterium genome, the window CTCGGGCCCATCCGGCGAGAGCGAGTTGTACATCTGCCGGAACATGGCGGGGAAGGAATCGGGCGTGAACTGCTCCATCAGCTCGGCGTAGAACGGCGGGCACCCGTCCGGGTTGGCGTACTGCCCGATCAGGACGAGCCTGTGCACCAGGTCCGGGCGCTGGAGCGCGACGTGGATAGCGACCATCGCGCCGTCGCTGAAGCCGACCAGATGGGCGGCGGACAGCCCGACCGCCTCGTAGAACGCGATCGTGTCGGCGGCCATGCTCGGAAACGTGACCGGCCCGTCCCGGTCGGGGGTGCGTCCTTGGCCCTGCCGCTCCGGCAGGTATACGCGGTACCGCTGAGCAAGCTGAGGAAGGATTCCGCCCAGCATCTCGATGGTGTTGAACCCGCCGTGCAAGTACAGGAGCGGCTCGCCCGTGCCGTGGACTTCGTAGTAGGTGTCCAGGCCACAGGCGTCGACGCGATCCTTCACGACCGTGCCGTCCAGTTGTCCCGTCATGACTGCCCTCCTCATCTCGGGAACGAACGCCTGCACGTGGATCACCTTCATCCCGTGAGGTTGCTCCCTCTTTTCGGTCATGAGGGCCACGATGGCGCCCGGGCTGGCGCCTGAGCATCGGCGAACTCACCTATTTGTGGCTGATTCTTCACGGCCGCTTCGCGCCGCGAGGGCGGCGGCTTCAGCGCGTCCGCGCAGGCCCAGCTTGGACAGGATGCGCGCGACGTGATGCTCGACCGTCTTGCGCGACAGGAACAGACGTTCGGCGATCTGGGGGTTGGAGAGCCCTTCGCCGAGCAGAGCGAGCACTTGCTGCTCACGCTTGGTCAGCCGTCCGACATGCCTCGGCCCTGTCCTGGCCGCGTAGATGCCCAGATCGCGCATCAGCGCGGCGGCCGCGTCCGCGTCATGGTCGGCTCCCAGATCCTCGAAAACCAACAACGCTGCGCGCGCCTCGGCTCCGGCCACCTCACGGTCG encodes:
- a CDS encoding alpha/beta hydrolase, whose amino-acid sequence is MKVIHVQAFVPEMRRAVMTGQLDGTVVKDRVDACGLDTYYEVHGTGEPLLYLHGGFNTIEMLGGILPQLAQRYRVYLPERQGQGRTPDRDGPVTFPSMAADTIAFYEAVGLSAAHLVGFSDGAMVAIHVALQRPDLVHRLVLIGQYANPDGCPPFYAELMEQFTPDSFPAMFRQMYNSLSPDGPEHFPVFFNKLKPNWLSPGVSLERLRDVQSPTLVLIGDDDCVTPEHAAAMVRTLPAGSQLGVVPGTSHGLPFEKPDLVDRLILDFLQDQQTEKMIRPADES